The following are encoded together in the Citrobacter arsenatis genome:
- a CDS encoding FadR/GntR family transcriptional regulator, producing MPLNAQQLAAQKNLSYVLAEKLAQRILKGEYAPGAILPGEIELGDQFGVSRTAVREAVKTLTAKGMVLPRPRIGTRVMPQANWNFLDQELLTWWMTEDNFPQVIKHFLVMRISLEPQACLLAATIGTAEQKAHLNTLMEEMVELKRNFRRERWIEVDIAWHEHIYEMSANPFLISFASLFHSVYQTYFTSITYNDVVKLDLHQAIVDAIDDSDGDRAFTACQALLIAPNVLPDK from the coding sequence ATGCCTTTAAATGCCCAACAGCTAGCCGCACAGAAAAACTTGTCCTACGTTCTGGCCGAAAAGCTGGCTCAGCGAATATTAAAAGGTGAATACGCGCCGGGCGCGATATTGCCTGGTGAAATAGAGCTGGGCGATCAGTTTGGTGTGAGTCGCACCGCAGTAAGAGAGGCGGTAAAAACATTAACGGCAAAAGGTATGGTATTACCGCGCCCACGTATTGGTACACGCGTCATGCCGCAAGCAAACTGGAACTTCCTCGACCAGGAGCTGCTCACCTGGTGGATGACGGAAGATAATTTTCCACAGGTCATTAAACATTTTCTGGTGATGCGTATCAGTCTGGAGCCTCAGGCGTGTTTACTGGCGGCAACCATAGGTACGGCAGAACAGAAAGCGCATCTCAACACGCTGATGGAAGAGATGGTCGAGCTGAAAAGAAACTTCAGACGTGAACGCTGGATTGAAGTTGATATCGCCTGGCATGAACACATCTATGAAATGAGTGCGAACCCGTTCCTTATCTCCTTTGCATCACTGTTCCATTCCGTTTACCAGACCTACTTTACTTCTATTACCTATAACGATGTAGTTAAACTGGATTTGCACCAGGCCATTGTCGATGCAATAGATGATAGCGATGGCGATCGCGCTTTCACTGCCTGTCAGGCATTGCTGATAGCACCAAACGTGCTACCGGATAAATAA
- the rbsC gene encoding ribose ABC transporter permease, translating into MTTQAVSGRRYFTKAWLLEQKSLIALLVLIAIVSTMSPNFFTVNNLFNILQQTSVNAIMAVGMTLVILTSGIDLSVGSLLALTGAVAASIVGIEVNALVAVAAALALGAAIGAVTGVIVAKGRVQAFIATLVMMLLLRGVTMVYTNGSPVNTGFTDNADLFGWFGIGRPLGVPTPVWIMGIVFLAAWYMLHHTRLGRYIYALGGNEAATRLSGISVSKIKIIVYSLCGLLASLAGIIEVARLSSAQPTAGTGYELDAIAAVVLGGTSLAGGKGRIVGTLIGALILGFLNNGLNLLGVSSYYQMIVKAVVILLAVLVDNKKQ; encoded by the coding sequence ATGACTACCCAGGCTGTTTCTGGTCGCCGTTATTTCACTAAAGCATGGCTGCTGGAGCAAAAGTCGCTCATCGCTCTGTTAGTGCTGATCGCGATTGTTTCCACCATGAGCCCTAACTTTTTTACCGTTAATAACCTGTTCAACATTCTCCAGCAAACGTCGGTGAACGCCATCATGGCCGTCGGCATGACGCTGGTTATCCTGACGTCCGGTATCGATCTGTCCGTCGGTTCCTTGTTGGCGCTTACCGGCGCGGTTGCGGCTTCGATTGTAGGGATTGAAGTCAATGCGCTGGTGGCTGTTGCAGCGGCCCTGGCGCTCGGCGCTGCCATTGGCGCAGTAACCGGAGTGATTGTTGCGAAAGGTCGTGTGCAGGCGTTTATCGCGACCCTGGTGATGATGCTGTTGCTGCGCGGTGTAACCATGGTCTACACCAATGGCAGTCCGGTTAATACCGGGTTTACTGATAATGCAGATCTGTTTGGCTGGTTTGGTATTGGTCGTCCGTTAGGCGTCCCTACGCCTGTGTGGATCATGGGGATTGTCTTCCTCGCGGCGTGGTACATGCTGCACCATACTCGTCTGGGTCGTTATATCTATGCGCTGGGCGGTAACGAAGCGGCAACGCGTCTGTCCGGTATCAGCGTCAGTAAAATCAAAATTATCGTTTACTCACTGTGCGGTCTGCTGGCATCGCTGGCAGGCATCATTGAAGTAGCGCGCCTCTCCTCTGCGCAACCGACGGCAGGCACTGGCTATGAGCTGGATGCTATCGCAGCGGTAGTGTTAGGCGGTACCAGCCTGGCGGGTGGTAAAGGACGTATTGTTGGGACGCTGATCGGCGCATTGATTCTTGGTTTCCTCAATAATGGTTTGAATTTGTTAGGTGTATCCTCCTATTACCAGATGATCGTTAAAGCGGTGGTGATTTTGCTGGCGGTACTGGTAGACAACAAAAAGCAGTAA
- the rbsR gene encoding ribose operon transcriptional repressor RbsR: MATMKDVARLAGVSTSTVSHVINKDRFVSESVTDKVEAAIKELNYAPSALARSLKLNQTHTIGMLITASTNPFYSELVRGVERSCFERGYSLVLCNTEGDEQRMNRNLETLMQKRVDGLLLLCTETHQPSREIMQRYPSIPTVMMDWSPFDGESDLIQDNSLLGGDLATQHLIEKGFTRIACITGPLDKTPARLRLEGYRAAMKRAGLPVPEGYEITGDFEFGGGFEAMQVLLSHKQRPQAVFTGNDAMAVGAYQALYQSGLRIPQDMAVVGYDDIELARYMTPPLTTIHQPKDELGELAIDVLIHRMAQPALQQQRLQLTPVLMERGSV; the protein is encoded by the coding sequence TTGGCTACAATGAAGGACGTCGCCCGCCTGGCGGGAGTTTCCACATCGACGGTTTCTCACGTCATCAATAAAGATCGCTTTGTCAGTGAGTCAGTCACTGACAAAGTGGAAGCGGCGATTAAAGAGCTTAACTACGCGCCTTCCGCGCTGGCGCGTAGTCTCAAGTTAAACCAGACCCACACTATTGGCATGTTAATCACTGCCAGTACCAATCCCTTCTATTCCGAACTGGTGCGCGGCGTTGAACGTAGCTGTTTTGAACGTGGTTACAGTCTTGTGCTGTGCAATACCGAAGGCGATGAGCAGCGCATGAACCGTAATCTGGAAACGCTGATGCAAAAGCGCGTGGACGGCTTGTTGCTGCTCTGCACGGAAACACATCAGCCTTCCAGAGAGATAATGCAGCGTTATCCTTCTATACCGACCGTGATGATGGACTGGTCGCCCTTTGATGGTGAGAGCGATCTGATTCAGGATAACTCCCTGTTGGGCGGAGATTTAGCCACGCAACATCTTATCGAAAAAGGTTTTACGCGCATTGCCTGCATCACCGGACCGCTGGATAAAACCCCGGCGCGTTTGCGTCTGGAAGGATATCGGGCGGCAATGAAGCGGGCGGGTTTGCCTGTCCCGGAAGGTTACGAGATTACCGGTGACTTTGAGTTCGGCGGTGGCTTTGAAGCTATGCAAGTGTTGCTATCGCATAAACAGCGACCGCAGGCGGTTTTTACCGGCAATGATGCAATGGCGGTCGGCGCGTATCAGGCTCTGTACCAGTCGGGATTGCGTATTCCGCAGGATATGGCGGTGGTGGGTTATGATGATATCGAGCTGGCGCGCTATATGACGCCACCCCTGACGACCATCCACCAACCAAAAGATGAGTTGGGCGAACTGGCCATCGATGTGTTAATTCATCGCATGGCGCAGCCCGCACTGCAACAGCAGCGCCTGCAACTTACTCCTGTTTTGATGGAGCGGGGGTCGGTTTAG
- the mdtD gene encoding multidrug transporter subunit MdtD has product MSEKKSRSMAGLPWIAAMAFFMQALDATILNTALPAIAHSLNRSPLAMQSAIISYTLTVAMLIPVSGWLADRFGTRRVFMIAVSLFTLGSLACALSSSLSELVIFRIIQGIGGAMMMPVARLALLRAYPRSELLPVLNFVTMPGLVGPILGPVLGGVLVTWASWHWIFLINIPIGVAGIFYARKYMPNFTTPRRSFDMTGFFLFGLSLVLFSSGVELFGEKLVATWIALSIILTSVLLLLAYIRHARRHPTPLISLPIFKTRTFSVGIAGNLATRLGTGCVPFLMPLMLQVGFGYPALIAGCMMAPTALGSILAKSMVTQVLRRLGYRTTLVGVTVFIGLMIAQFALQSPAMPVWMLILPLFILGMAMSTQFTSMNTITLADLTDENASSGNSVLAVTQQLSISLGVAISAAVLRIYEGMEGTNTVEQFHYTFITMGAITVVSALMFMLLKAKDGRNLIKERHKPKPTPAPSKQE; this is encoded by the coding sequence ATGTCAGAAAAGAAATCTCGCAGTATGGCCGGGCTGCCGTGGATAGCCGCCATGGCCTTTTTTATGCAAGCACTAGACGCCACTATCCTCAATACCGCCTTACCCGCAATAGCACACAGTCTTAACCGCTCTCCGCTCGCCATGCAGTCGGCTATTATCAGCTACACCCTGACGGTGGCGATGCTTATCCCGGTGAGTGGATGGCTGGCAGACAGGTTCGGCACCCGGCGCGTCTTTATGATTGCCGTTAGCCTGTTTACGTTGGGTTCGCTGGCTTGTGCACTGTCCAGCTCCCTAAGCGAACTGGTGATTTTCCGCATCATTCAGGGCATCGGCGGCGCCATGATGATGCCCGTTGCCCGTCTGGCACTATTGCGAGCTTACCCCCGCAGTGAACTGCTTCCCGTGCTTAACTTCGTCACCATGCCTGGACTTGTAGGGCCGATTTTAGGCCCGGTATTGGGCGGAGTACTGGTCACATGGGCCAGTTGGCACTGGATCTTCTTGATTAATATTCCAATTGGCGTGGCGGGTATCTTCTACGCACGCAAATATATGCCGAACTTCACCACGCCGCGCCGCAGCTTTGATATGACCGGTTTCTTTCTGTTTGGTTTGAGCCTGGTGTTGTTTTCCAGCGGGGTAGAGCTTTTCGGTGAGAAGCTTGTCGCAACCTGGATAGCGCTTAGCATTATTCTTACCAGCGTTTTATTACTGCTCGCCTACATTCGCCACGCGCGTCGCCATCCAACACCGCTGATATCGCTTCCTATATTTAAAACCCGAACCTTTTCTGTAGGGATCGCTGGAAACCTCGCCACTCGTCTGGGTACCGGGTGCGTACCTTTCTTAATGCCGCTGATGTTGCAGGTAGGCTTTGGTTACCCGGCGCTGATAGCCGGTTGCATGATGGCGCCCACGGCGCTGGGATCAATACTGGCGAAATCAATGGTGACGCAGGTGCTGCGCCGCCTCGGCTACAGAACCACACTGGTAGGCGTTACGGTGTTTATCGGCCTGATGATTGCGCAGTTCGCGCTGCAATCTCCCGCCATGCCGGTCTGGATGTTGATCCTACCGTTGTTCATTTTAGGTATGGCGATGTCCACCCAGTTTACCTCAATGAATACTATCACTTTAGCGGATCTGACCGATGAAAACGCCAGTAGCGGCAACAGCGTGCTGGCCGTCACTCAGCAGTTATCAATCAGTTTAGGGGTCGCCATCAGCGCCGCCGTTTTGCGAATCTATGAAGGTATGGAAGGAACCAATACGGTCGAGCAGTTCCACTACACCTTTATAACGATGGGCGCTATCACGGTCGTGTCTGCGCTGATGTTCATGCTGCTAAAAGCCAAAGATGGACGCAACCTGATTAAAGAGCGACATAAGCCTAAACCGACCCCCGCTCCATCAAAACAGGAGTAA
- the rbsK gene encoding ribokinase, producing the protein MKTAGNLVVLGSINADHILNLNSFPTPGETVTGSHYQVAFGGKGANQAVAAGRSGANIAFIACTGDDDIGESVRKQLAKDNIDIAPISVISGESTGVALIFVNGEGENVIGIHAGANAALSPALVEAQHDRIAQASALLMQLESPIESVLAAAKIAHQNKTTVALNPAPARELSDELLALVDIITPNETEAEKLTGIRVENDEDAAKAAQALHAKGIHTVLITLGSRGVWASVNGDGQRVPGFKVDAVDTIAAGDTFNGALITALLEETPLPEAIRFAHAAAAIAVTRKGAQPSVPWREEIEAFLSQQR; encoded by the coding sequence ATGAAAACCGCAGGCAACCTCGTTGTTCTTGGCAGCATCAATGCCGATCACATCCTCAACCTTAACTCTTTCCCAACACCTGGTGAAACCGTAACCGGTAGCCATTATCAGGTCGCATTCGGTGGTAAAGGCGCAAACCAGGCTGTTGCTGCGGGCCGTAGTGGCGCGAATATCGCATTTATTGCCTGTACAGGTGATGATGATATTGGCGAAAGTGTGCGTAAACAGTTAGCCAAAGATAATATCGATATTGCGCCGATTAGCGTAATCTCGGGTGAATCGACCGGTGTGGCGTTGATTTTTGTGAATGGTGAAGGCGAGAACGTCATCGGCATTCATGCTGGTGCGAACGCAGCGCTTTCTCCTGCGCTGGTGGAAGCACAGCACGACCGCATTGCGCAGGCGTCTGCCTTACTGATGCAGTTAGAATCGCCGATCGAAAGCGTACTGGCTGCGGCAAAGATTGCACATCAAAATAAGACTACGGTTGCCCTGAACCCGGCTCCGGCACGTGAACTCTCTGACGAACTGCTGGCGCTGGTGGATATTATTACCCCGAATGAAACCGAGGCTGAAAAGCTTACGGGGATCCGAGTCGAAAACGATGAAGACGCGGCCAAAGCGGCGCAGGCATTGCACGCCAAGGGGATCCATACTGTACTGATTACCTTAGGTAGTCGCGGAGTATGGGCCAGCGTTAATGGTGACGGTCAGCGTGTGCCTGGGTTTAAAGTGGATGCCGTTGATACCATTGCCGCTGGGGACACCTTTAACGGCGCGTTAATTACAGCATTACTGGAAGAGACTCCGCTGCCTGAAGCGATCCGTTTTGCACATGCCGCTGCGGCGATTGCGGTCACCCGTAAAGGTGCGCAGCCTTCCGTTCCATGGCGCGAAGAAATAGAAGCGTTTTTAAGTCAACAGAGGTAA
- the rbsB gene encoding ribose ABC transporter substrate-binding protein RbsB: MNMKKLATLVSAVALSATVSANAMAKDTIALVVSTLNNPFFVSLKDGAQKEADKLGYNLVILDSQNNPAKELANVQDLTVRGTKILLINPTDSDAVGNAVKMANQAKIPVITLDRVASKGEVVSHIASDNVLGGKIAGDYIAKKAGEGAKVIELQGIAGTSAARERGEGFQQAVAAHKFNVLASQPADFDRTKGLNVMQNLLTAHPDVQAVFAQNDEMALGALRALQTAGKSDVMVVGFDGTPDGEKAVNDGKLAATIAQLPDQIGAKGVETADKVLKGEKVQAKYPVDLKLVIKQ, from the coding sequence ATGAACATGAAAAAACTGGCTACCCTGGTTTCTGCTGTTGCGCTAAGCGCCACCGTGAGCGCGAATGCGATGGCGAAAGATACCATTGCGCTGGTGGTCTCCACCCTCAACAACCCATTCTTTGTTTCTCTGAAGGATGGGGCACAAAAAGAGGCGGATAAGCTGGGCTACAACCTGGTGATTCTGGACTCACAGAACAACCCGGCGAAAGAGCTGGCTAACGTTCAGGACTTAACGGTTCGCGGGACTAAAATTCTGCTGATCAACCCGACCGACTCTGATGCCGTTGGTAACGCTGTGAAGATGGCTAACCAGGCGAAAATTCCGGTTATCACTCTTGACCGCGTTGCGTCCAAAGGCGAAGTGGTAAGCCACATTGCGTCTGATAACGTGCTGGGCGGCAAAATTGCGGGTGATTACATCGCGAAGAAAGCCGGTGAAGGCGCAAAAGTTATCGAACTGCAGGGTATTGCCGGTACTTCAGCGGCGCGTGAGCGTGGCGAAGGTTTCCAGCAGGCCGTTGCGGCACACAAATTTAACGTACTGGCCAGCCAGCCGGCAGACTTCGACCGCACTAAAGGTCTGAACGTCATGCAGAACCTGCTGACCGCGCATCCTGACGTGCAGGCCGTATTTGCCCAGAACGATGAAATGGCGTTGGGTGCGCTGCGCGCACTGCAAACTGCGGGTAAATCTGATGTGATGGTGGTTGGATTTGACGGCACTCCAGATGGCGAAAAAGCAGTGAATGATGGCAAACTGGCTGCGACCATTGCTCAGTTGCCGGATCAGATCGGCGCGAAAGGCGTTGAGACTGCGGATAAGGTCCTGAAAGGCGAGAAGGTTCAGGCTAAATATCCGGTTGACCTGAAGCTGGTCATCAAGCAGTAA